Genomic segment of Bacteroidota bacterium:
TCAAACAAGTGCGCGAAACCGGTTTTGGTAATCACCTCATCGCGGGCACCAACTTTATACAATACGTTTACGGCACACAGTTGGGTGGTATTGTCTTCGTTCACAATAACCGTTAACCCATTGTCAAGCTGAAACTTTTGAAATGAAATCATGCTGCAAAGTAAGTATATCAGCAGCGATTTTTTTGTACAGGTTTATTTTGAGTAAATTAATTGGGGCAAGATTTAATTTTGTTTTAACGGTAATGCTGCCCGGCAACTGTATTGACAATAAGTTTTACGAAATTTGCGTTAGATAAACTGAACGCTGCGATTTTGAAATTTTCGATAAAATACGGACTCCTCCTCGTTTTTAGCTTTTTTTTACTCCAAGTAAAAGTGAAAGGTCAAAGCACCATTCCGGCAAATTTATTGTGTGTTCAAACTGAAATTAATGGTGATGTAACCGTTATATGGAGTGCATCTGCAGAGGCTTGCGGCCTTTTTGTTGAGTATCAGGTGTATGCATCCACCAATTTTGCAGGACCTTATGTGCTACTCTCATCACTTCCCGGATTTGGGTCAAATACTTACACGCATATTGGGGCAAATGGCGCCGTAACCACTTGGTATTACTACGTTGTAGCGGTTTACAACTGTCCCGGTTTTACAATGACCACGAGCGACACCCTAGACAATCTGGATCCTATAGCGCCTGAATTGGATTACGTTACAGTTACTGCGGGGCAGTCGGTGATTAACTGGATTCCCTCAGTTTCTCCGGAAACGAACTCCTACGTAATTTATCGTGAAGGCATTGGTTTTACGCCGATAGCTACTGTTTATGGGCGTTTTACCACCACTTATACCGATATATCGGGCTCTCCGACTACGCAGTCAGAAAACTATACCATTGCCGCGAGAGATTCATGCGGAAATATTGGTCCTTTTAATAATGCAGCACAGCATACCGTGTTTTTAAGTGTAAGTCAGGTGAATTGCAGTAGTGTTTTACAATTATCGTGGAACTTATATGATAACTGGACGGCCGGTGTTTTTGAATATGAAATTTGGGTTGACCGGAATTTTACCGGTTCGGTTCCGGTGGATGATGTTTCGAATATTACAAATACATATGATTTAATCGGAATTAATGATGGCGATAATGTTTGTATTACCGTACAGGCAAAAAGAGCTGATGGAACTGCGGTTTCAGTATCGAATGAAGTGTGTATGACAGTGAGTATTGTAAATCCTGCAGCATATACTGTGATTAGAAATGTAACTGTAAATAGTGCAACACAAATTGGTGTTGAATGGTATCCGGATAATGCAGCAGATTTAGAAAAAGTTTCCGTTCAAAGAAGCGATAATAATGTTACTTATGTAAATTTAACTACAGCACCAATTGGTGCTCCAATTCCGGTAATTGATAGTTATAATGATAATTCGATTGCAACCAATGCTATTAGTTTTTATTATCGCATCATTACCATCGACAGTTGTGATATTCCTGATACATCAGGTTATGCAAGAAGTATTGTATTAAAAGGAATAGATAATGCAAATTTTACAAATACGATTAACTGGAATCAATTTGAAATTACAGATGGAACTGTTTTGGAATACAGAATTTACAGAGATGACGGTGCGGGATTAAATTTAATTAATACGGTTAGTGCGTTAACATTAACATACACTGATGATGTTTCTGCTTTTGTAAATGTTGTTGATCAGTTTTGTTATCGCATTGAATGTTTATTCCGTTTAAACTCTCCGGAAAATGGTGTGGATGAACAATTATTATCTTATTCAAATATTCTTTGTCTGGAACAGGGCCCACGTATTTATGTTCCAAATGCAATAGTGCCTGATGGTGTTAATACCATTTTTAAACCCGTATTAATTTATGGAACCGAAGAGGGTTATAATATGAAAATATTTAATCGCTACGGTGAAGTAATTTTCGAAACCGACGATGTAAATGAAGGCTGGGACGGAACCTACAATAATAAAACCGTTGAAATGGGCGCCTATGCTTACCTGATTACTTTTATTGCTTCTAACGGACAGGTGATTACTAAGAAAGGAAATGTTACGGTAGTAAGGTAATACAAATGTGCTAATGTGCTAATGTGCTGATGTGCTGATGTGCTAATTAAACAGCCGAATTTGAGTTTGATTTTCATTCGGAGCTGCCGTTGCGGCTAGGAGAATGTACCGATGTACCGATGTACCAATGTACCAATGGAACAGCCGAATTTGAGTATGATTTTCATTCGGAGCTGCCGTTGTGGCTGGGAGAATGTACCAATGTACCGATGTACCAATGTACCAATGGAACAGCCGATTTTGAGTATGATTTTCATTCGGAGCTAACGTTGCGGCTGGGAGGATTTACCAATGTCCGCCGCGGCGGATACCGATGTACCAATTAAACAGCCAATGAACAGCCGAATTTGAGTTTGATTTTCATTCGAAGGTCCTGTAGTGGCTAATCAATATTAGCCCATGACGAAGTACCAATAGAACAACAAATTATTACGAAAATTTTCCTTCGAAGTCCAGTAGTGGCTAACCCAAGTGTCAGCCTATGTGCTATACCTGATAACGTACCAATTAAACAGCCGAAACCGCGGAGGGCACAGAGAAACAGCCCACAGAGGAAATGCAGAGAATTTTTTTGTTGGGATGGGGTTAATCTTTTTATTGAACATTTATTGAATTTTGCTCAGCATGATTGATAGCAATGCAACTACAACTAACAATTATAAGCACGCAAAAATCAAGCTCCAGCGGAGCGAAAGATTGGTAGAAAAAACAGAAAAATAAAATACGTAAAAACCAGCTCTGTAGGAGCGAAGGATTGGTAACAAAACCAACCTTCAATACCGCCTCCAAACCCAGCTCCAGCGGAGCGAAAGAATGGTAGCAAAAATGCCCTAAAAAGATTCCGTAAGCTCTGTAAGAGCGAAAGAATGGTATGAAAAAATGACAATATAAAAAAATTATTACCTTTCACTCACAAACAAAACCAATGACAATACCAGGCGAATATTATATTACCGGAGTCCATGAAATGGGTTGTGGTATTAAATTAAATGAAGACAACACCTTTGAATTCTTTTTTAGTTACGGAGCGCTCGACAGGCATGGTTATGGGACATGGAGTTTAGATGAAAATAATTGTGTTAAATTAAATTCAGATTATAAAAACCAAATTCCATTTGCCATTATTAAAGAAACACATGAAGAAGAGGATGGAATAAAAATTCTATTTCCCAACTACAATAAAATATTATTAAACGAAACCACCATTAAACTTTATAATAACGGTGTTGAAGAAGAACAAGTTGCAAATAGTTCGGGTGCATTTATTTTTAAAAATGAAAAAGCAGATAAATTTGTTGTAACCTGTTTGTTTTATTTTGACAACCCTGCAACACTGATTCCTGCAGATACAAAAAATAATTATTTTGAATTAACTGCTAATCAAGCTTTACCACTAGTGCATTTTGACGGAACTTTATTTACTGCAGATGGTGAAAGTCTGGAAGGCAAACTACACATTTTTGACGACACAAAAACATTACGTTTTATAAAATAATCAACCATGTTGGCAAACACATTTCAACAATTACATGCTTGTATTTCCGATATGAATGAAATTACGCAGAAGCTTTCGGAATTTAATGAAACAGTACACAGCGCCGGTTTTTATTTTAAATTGGATGTACCCGATGATGATGGTGGAATTGCTTATCCTTTGAATGAAATTCCCGGAAATGCAATAATTGTTTTAGGTAGTTTCGATTTCAGTTATTACCACCAGGCAGAAATTGTTTTTTTTGACACCATTGCACATACGCTCGACGCAGAACATATTTGGTCTGACCATTGGGATAAAGACCAACTTTGTTTATTAAGCGGAAATAATCGCAAAAATGTATTACTCACAAACAGTATTGAAGATGATTCATCTATTCATGTTTTTGCATTTAATATTGGTTCGTTTAGCGATGAGCAATATTATATCATTGCAAAAGGTATTTCCATAAAAATGGGCCTTGTTTTTCATTACAACAGAGTCGCGCATGAGCCACTAAAAGAAAATGAGCGAGTAGCATACTGGGTGCATACTGCATCAAAATAATTTCGGAAAAAATCGGCCAACACGCCTTTGGTAATCTTTGTATTTAGGATATTTATCTGCAGAAATTTTTTCGCTGAAATCGGCACTGCCCTGAAATAATAACATCAATAAAACACATCCTGCAATACTCCAGTTGAGCCATTTTCCTGTTGCGCTTACACTAAACAAATAAAATACCACCCATATTGCCTGCTCGGCAGTGTAATTTGGGTGACGGAAATATTTCCATAAACCCGATGACACAAAACCATCGGAAAAGGGTTCTGTTAGCGGTTCATTATTATTTATTCTGCGATATTTTTCTTTTTGAAAATTCCATTGTTGCTGATCGGCAATAAATTCCATCACAACAAAACCAACTGATAACACTGCGAGTAACACATCAGCAATGGTAATTCCACGACCGGAGCCTGCTGCCATAACCGCAGGTAAGGTAAACATGAGAATCAGTGCATTTTGATACAGCGAAATAAAAAATAAATTAAATAATCCCCATTTTAATCTTGTATTTAAATGTGGCTGCTGACGCAAAATTGCCCATCGATAATCTTCTTCCCCATCCCAAAATTTCCATTGGTATGCTCCCCGGCGGCTAAAATTATAGGTTAATCGGGCTCCCCAAATGCTTATTAATATTGCCATTAACACAATGCGCGGTTCCCAATTAGCTGCTGAAGCAAAATACCAGCCATATAACAACGGAACTATACTCCACAACTTATCTACCTGACTATAATTGCGTACAAGTTCGCTTACTATAAAACAATATAGTGCTACGCCAAGCATCATAAATGCAGATGTGTGTAACATTTTTTGTTGCAAAGGTGTTAATGGATCGTCAACATAAAACGCAACAAGCGGAACGATAATTAATGCAATTATTAAAAGTAGAATTGTTCGTAGCATATGTGAATATCGGTATTATAATTAAATAGTATAAAATAGAATTTAATCGTTATTTTTTCTCCCAACACAATGTTGATACCATTCCTTGATAAATAATTTGGGTAAAATAAATTCCGGATGGCAAATCTGTAATTTGGGCATTATTGTTATTAAACTCAAGATCAATGTTGGCTCCTAAATAATTATAGGTATTTAATATATGTATCGAATTTTTTGCTGTGGTTTGAATCTGAATATGATCGGTTCCCGGATTAGGGAAGATTTTAACGTCACTACTAGCAGGGTCAGAAATAGAAACCGGGTCAACTTCACCCGGAGCAGCCGGAATTTTCATTATAAAAACATCTGTCCTGTCCGGATTACCCCAATTGCTGTCGAAAATAACAAAACGTCCATCCCGGCTTATGCTTGCGCGTGGTGAAGCCCAATAATTACTACCACTGCCTATATAATCTGATTGGTGGTGGCATAATCTTCGTACTGACATTAATCCATCTGTACTTACTTGTAATATTTCATTTTCGATTAAACCGGAAAATGGATATCCGGTTGAGGCCATATAACAGCTGATTAAAATCCACTGCTCGTTGGTGGCTAACTGGCTTACATGTACATCTTGGCCCCAATCACCTTCAAAATTCCATACCGAATAAAAAGTATGTGGATTGTCGAATTTGCGATATAACAATCTGTTTTCCCAATTATCAGCACCTATTATAAAATCCAAACCAACATCTCCATGGCCTGGAGCAAAATCCGGTCCGTTATCAGTTAATTCTTCTTTTTCCCATGTTGTAAGGTTTATTATTTGTGATTGAATTACACCTTCGCCTTGTTTATCAGTTTTAACCCATAAATAAGTGCCTGCTTTATTTAATTGCACTTCGTCGATATGTGTTTCAGTTACAGAATAAACTGAATCGGTTGTGACATCGTAAACTAAATAACCTGATACGTTGTAATCTGTTAAACGTTTTCTTGAAAATGCAAATTTTGTTGCATCATCACTCATACTCATTTGATAGATGTATTCATTATTAGGAATAAATCCATCCAGGTTTTTAATTATTGAAAAAGTATTATCAGATACATTATAAGCAACAATGTTTTTATAGGTATGGCAGTAAATAATATTTTTATTTTCAGCATCCCAAATCTGATCTTCACCTAAAGGTGATTCGCCATCTATCAAAGTTGGGAATGCGCTGCGTTTATTTGAAATTGTGAGTGCTGCTGTATCCAAATCATACAATGTTTTTATTCCATTTACGCTATAAACATAAACAATTGAATTATCGGCGTTAAAACATTGCCAATAAGAATAACCATGTTCATTTTCAGTACCATCAGCCTCATCGGTTACCCTAAGGATGTCGGTTCCAAATGTTGGATCGGTAAATGAACCCCCGGCAGCAGGAAGGGCCAATGGAGCCGGTGGCGGGTAAATACCCAGGTCGGTAATAATTTGTGCAGATAATAGTTGTGTGGTTAAAATGAGAAGGAAAAGTAATGATTTTCTCATAGTATTTGTTTTTGTAAATATAGTAAATAAGTTGGTATTGACCATTGAGCACAATTTAGCCGAATGGCGAAAAAAAAATTAAATTATAAATTCAGGAATTATTTTTCAGAATTATTTGCAAATTAAAAATTTAAATTATATTTGCATTCAAATTAATACAACATGCGTAATTTTTATCAAATAACAGAACAAACACCAAAGGGTCAGCAAGATCGTTTGACGTGTCGGGGCATGTATTTTTATGAAAAATAATATTTAAAAATATTCATAAATCGAGCCCCGACCACCGCGTCGGGGTTTTTTATTGCCCCAATTTTATTATTTATTTTTATTTAATCATCACAAAAAAAGTGATATGGGAAAGTTATCTCTAAACGGGAAAGACCTTAGAAAAATCGGTTATCCTGAAAGTAAAGTTATTGGCATTGCTATACAAGTAATGCATCAATATTATAAACATAGTGCTGAAGCAGAAGCAATCGATATACTAAAAGATGTATTAGCTGCGCCTGATGCGTATTTAGAAGATGCTGCATTAGGAAAAATTGCGGCTGCTTTATTAGATGAAATCAGACCAAAAAATGATGTAATTCCACTTGAGCAAAAAAGAAAGGAATATGCTATTTACGGTTTTGAAAACATTGAAATGGGCGCTATTAACCAAATGGAAGTTGCCATGAAATTACCTGTAACTGTTGCAGGGGCTTTAATGCCGGATGCGCATCAGGGATATGGTTTGCCAATTGGTGGTGTGCTTGCAACTAACAATGCTGTAATTCCTTATGGTGTTGGTGTAGACATTGGTTGTAGAATGTGTTTGAGTGTGTTTGATATACCCGGAGATTTTATTAACGACAACGTTGAAAAATTAAAAGGATTTTTAACCAGAAATACTGTTTTTGGAGCAGGTGGTACTTTAAAAAATCCAATGGATGATGCTGTTTTGGAAAGAAAAGAATTCAGTGAAAATAAATTACTGAAATCGCTTCACGATAAAGCATTTAAACAAATTGGCACTTCGGGTTCGGGGAATCATTTTGTGGAATTTGGTGTGGTAGAGATTAAACAACCGGCTGAAAAATTAAAAATTGCTCCGGGAAATTATCTGGCATTATTATCACATTCCGGTTCTAGAGGATTGGGTGCTGCAGTTGCGAATTATTATACCAGACTGGCAAAAGAACTTTGCAAATTGCCTGATGTAGCGAGACACCTTGCTTATTTGGATTTAAATATTGAAGCGGGGCAGGAGTATTGGACTGCCATGAATTTAAGTGGCGATTATGCTTCAGCATGTCACCACCATATTCATAAAAAAATTGCAAGAAGTGTTGGCGCGCAGGTTTTAGGTATGGTTGAAAATCACCACAATTTTGCGTGGAAAGAAAACCACAATGGTATGGAAGTAATTGTACACAGAAAAGGTGCAACTCCTGCAGGAAAAGGTGTTTTGGGAATTATTCCCGGCTCCATGACTGCTCCGGGATTTATTGTTGAAGGAAACGGAATTGCACATTCACTCCAGTCTGCATCACATGGTGCCGGAAGAAAAATGTCGCGGACTGCTGCTAAAAATAATTTCAACCAAAAAATGATGGATGAAAAATTATATGAAGCAGGCGTGCATTTAATTGGTGGCGATATTGATGAATCACCGATGTCATATAAAGACATCAATGAAGTAATGCAATATCAAAACGAATTGGTAAACATTATTGGCATGTTTAAACCAAAAGTGGTTAGAATGGCATAATAAAATATGTTTTGTTCAACGCCCTGAAGTAGACTACAGTAAATAAAAGTCACTTCAGGGATATTTTAAGAACAAAAAAATTACTTGTAATTACCAGATGCGGGAGTCTGCAATGGGGCAGACTCCAATAATTGGTGGTTCGGGTTATTGATTTGAGTGCCACATGGTTATGCTGTTTAATAGGCTACCAATTAATTTATTGATTAATTAAATTTTTAACATGAACATTTTATTTAATATAGAAGAAAAAATGATACGCGTTAATAAATATTTATATGAAAACAAATGCATAAAAGCTAAACGATTATTGGAAGATATTCTTGAAGAAGAACCTGATTGTGGTGCGGCTCATTTTGAAATGGGGATGTTATATTACCATGAATTAGCGGAATACGACACGGCCCTTTATCATTTCGATTTATGTAAACGTTTTAAACCGGGATTTATTCCCGTATATCATGTAACCGTACAATTGCTATATCAGTTAGACAAACACGAAACATTAATAAAATATGCAGAATCGTGTTTGCAAATAGAAGGCGTAAATAAATTCTTTGTCTATAAACACCTCGCCATGAGCTGTGAAACGACATTGTTATTTAAACCTGCGATTAAATACTATAAGCAGGCAAAATTGTATGCCATACATGAACATGATATCATTTTCATAAAAAACAGTTTAACGCGTGTTAAAGAAAAATTTGTAAACAAAAACAGAAAATAATTAAAAGGCAATACGGGATTGCCTTTTAATTTAACCAGATGTATTCGTTGTTTACCTTTTCACAAATTTTCAATTTTTGGTCGTCTGCAACCAATTTTGCTAATTGTAACAATTCCTGATAATCGGCAATACGTTGTAATAAAACATCGCGATCGCCTTTGGTAATTAAATCGAGGTCGTAATATATAATAACATTTTTTGTAGACATTGTTTTTAAAACCGGCGCTCCATAATATTTTGGTGATTTAGAAATTAACAAATAATCGGGAGCTGCTATTGTTTTCCATTTTCCCCATCTCATTTTAAATATGGAATAATAATCACGAAATTGATTGTTATTTAAATTTACTTCAATTCCATGTTTTACCAACAATAACAAAATACCCAAAGCAAGAATACCCAATGCAAAAAACTTTAAACCATTAAACACAATTGCAATAATACCTATAACAACTAATGTAAAACCCGGTTGTGCGGGAATAACACCGCCTTTATCGGTATTAAATCTGGTGATTTCGATGTTATCGAGTGTTTGCATGATATCGGGTTTAGTTTGATATGACGATACATTTATGTGAATATGCTAAATTAGATAAAAAAACTTATTCGGGTAAAAGCATTTTCAATTAATGAATTCTTTTTTTTGGTTTTTATTTAAATTGGTCATTTATCGAAAACGAATGAATTAAAATGTAAGGGCGGATGCAATTCGCCCCTACATTTTAATTCATTCGTCAATAAAATTATGCGGTTTGAATTTCATTTTTTATGGAGGAGTAAGAAAATTTTACATGTGTAGGGGCGAATTGCATCCGCCCTTACACATAAGAAATTTTCGGCTAGTTCAGACCTGCCAACGATTCGGGTTAGTTAAAATATAATATTTTATTTTGTCAAGCTCTGCATTGGACCTTATTATATGTTCATAATAACCACGTTGCCACTCAAAATCCAAATTGTATGTTATTGCAGACTTTGTTACCGCTGCTTTAAATCCCCTAATAATGGAATGTAAATTATGTTTATTAGGAAGATTTTTTCCTTTGGAATCAATATAATTTAATGAATGTGATAATGGGTTTTCAAGAACTTTATTGTTGGGATATAAATGCTGATTGAATACATTAATGCCAATTTTAATAATTCCATGAAGATGATCAGGCATTAATTGAAATGCACCAAGCTGAATATTCATATCAGGTCTAATTAAAGGAATTTGCCTCCATTGACTTGATATTATCTCACCAATTGCGCTCGCTTTAAATGAATTTTTATTTGAATTGGAAATTACCTCACCTAAAAATGGAATTCTTTTTTTGGTGCAAATAGTAATAAAGTATGTGGCAGCCGCTGCATAATTCCAATTTTTTAAATGCCCGGATTTTCTACTGCTAAATTCCTGATAGACTAAAGCCATAATAATTTTTTTAAATTATTTTCTGGCCAAAAACAAAAATAACTATTCTCTTTAGCTTTAAAAATATTTTAAGTAAAAGTTATACTTTTTTTAAACCGGAATATTGTAACACCTGTAAAATGATGTTTTTGGGGATAAAGAAATAACAAATTTATCGACCACGAATAGTTAAAAATGTAAGGGCGGATGCAATTCGCCCCTACATTTTTAACTATTCGTTTAGCGCATTCAGTGTTTTGATTTTCATTTTGACTGAAATGTTAGAAAATTTCATATTTGCAGAGCGAATTGAATCATTATTAACTATTCATTTAGCGCAATTATTCTGTTGATTTTAGTTGAGCTGAAAAGTTAGAAAATGTAACTTGTGTAGGGGCGAATTGAATCCGCCCCTACACAAGTTACATTTTCGTTTGTTGTGTGCTTATTGTATTGGTTAATTAATCGAATACGAATTCACTTCTTAACTCGCGTTAAACACACTGCTCAGGTGTATTTCGGGGGAGGAGACAAGAGTCACAAAGTGCCACTGAATTTGTTATTACAAATATATTATAGTAATTTCGGTATCACAAAAAACCCTAAATATGAAAATACAATTTCCCAGGTTAATTATATTGTTGGTTTGTTGTATCTCGCTTCGAATTTATGGACAAACCAACGAATTTGCGCCCGTTGGTGCAACATGGTGGTATAATTACGAATATTTCTCGGGAAGTGGGTATTTGCAACTGCAGTCTGTTGGCGACACGGTAATAAGTGGCGTAAATTGCAGAAAAATTGCCAAAACACTGGTGCAAAAAGATTTATCCAATCCGGATGCAGTTATTGATACGTTTTACCTGGACAACGAATATGTATATTCTGATTTAGGTGTAGTATATAATTTTCGTTTAGGTTCATTTTATACATTATATGATTTTAATGCTGAAGTTGGCGATATATGGGAGGTTGGTGGTGTTTCAAATTTTGGCGATTGTGACTCAACCGGCTTTATTCAAGTAGATAATGTTAACACGGTTTTAATTGGCGGGGTTGAATTAACACAATTGTTTACCGGCAGTGTTGATGATGACTATTGGAATTTCGGCACATTACCTGTTATTGAACGAATTGGTGCTCTCAGTTATTTATTTGCACATCCAAATAGTTGTCTGATAGATTTTTATGAAGGTGGAAATTTAAGGTGTTATTATGACAATGAAATTGGTTATGTTCAAATAGATTCAACAACCACATGTGATTTTGTTTTATCATCAAATGAAATTACAGCATTTACATCAATAGAAATTTCACCAAATCCATTTTCAACTGAATTAAAAATTAAGTTGCCGGATAATTTTTCATATAGTATAATTACGATATATAGTTTAAATGGATCTGTAATATATCAAACTACGTCAGGTAATTCAACAGTTGTAATTCCGGCCAATAGTATAATTCCCGGTGTTTACTTTTTACATGTTTTGGATAATCACATTCAATATCATTACAAAATAATAAAATTGTAATTTATTGGAATAACTGCGATTCTGATTCTAAATCCGCGTTAGGAATCCCACCTCACTGCGTTATGGCGGACAAGCCTCCTTCGTTGCACTACGGCCGACGAGCCAAGAGTCGAGTTTATTTTTCAAATTTTCATTTATAGGAAATGATGCATTTTTCTTTCCGAAAGTGCTTACGGTTTGAAGCTACCCGAAGGTGGCGATTACGAAGCACTTCACTGTCAGCCAAGCACAAACTTTGATAGATGCACAAAGCTTGATTTAACCACTGAACCGCCACTTTTGGGTAGGTGCTGTTAGGTGCTGCCCTTCTTTTCTGTCGTGTTGTTGTCTGCCTATTTTACTCCTGTCTTGGTGCGTTGGCTTGGTGGCTCTTTTGCAAAACTTGGCTTTAGTGGGGGGGTGTGCGGTTTTGCAAATGTGCCACCAAATGCGTTGGCTAAAATTAATGAACTATTGTTTGATTTTTACAACTCATATTGTACAAGATAGTTTAAAATATCAAATGCGTAAACAATTCTTTCTGCTCGTTCAGATGCTGATAATTTATTTTTTTAGTTTTCATTTTTTGTTCCATACTATCTAAATCTGAGCTGTGTTTTAATTCTACTCCAACAACCGCTGGGCCTTCTTCTCTATTATTTTTTTTGGTAAACTGGAAATAGGTAATATCATCATTTTCTCCTAAAACATCATTTACAAATTCTTTTAATGCTCCTGGTCGTTGTGGAAAGTTAATGATGAAATAATGCTTCAATCCTTCAAACATCAAGGATCGCTCTTTTATTTCTTCCATTCTTGTGATGTCATTGTTGCTTCCGCTAACAATGCACACCACATTTTTACCTTTGATTTGGTCTTTATACGAATCCAACGCTGCAATACTCAATGCACCGGCTGGTTCTACAACAATGGCTTCTTCGTTGTACAATTGCAAAATTGTGGTGCAAACTTTCCCTTCGGGGGCTAAAACGATATCATCTAAAGAGTTTTTACAGATTTCAAATGTTTTGTCGCCCACTCGTTTTACTGCTGCTCCATCTACAAATTTATCAATGTCCGTCAATGCAGTATTTTTACCGTTTTCCAACGATATTTTCATAGAGGCTGCTCCTTGTGGTTCTACGCCGATAAGTTTAGTTTCGGGACTCAATTGTTTAAAAACCGAAACGACTCCTGCAGCCAAACCGCCACCACCAATTGGAAAGAATAAAAAATCAATCTTACATTTGCTGTCTTCCACAATTT
This window contains:
- the ilvA gene encoding threonine ammonia-lyase IlvA produces the protein MIHLAQIQKAAENLKGVAVHTPLVKNENLSERFAAQVYLKREDLQPVRSYKLRGAYHKISSLSENDIKLGVVCASAGNHAQGVAFACRKLNIKAVIYMPITTPAQKIKQVKLFGKENVEVVLKGDTFDDAFNEALLFSQKNKAVFVHPFDDELVISGQGTVGLEIVEDSKCKIDFLFFPIGGGGLAAGVVSVFKQLSPETKLIGVEPQGAASMKISLENGKNTALTDIDKFVDGAAVKRVGDKTFEICKNSLDDIVLAPEGKVCTTILQLYNEEAIVVEPAGALSIAALDSYKDQIKGKNVVCIVSGSNNDITRMEEIKERSLMFEGLKHYFIINFPQRPGALKEFVNDVLGENDDITYFQFTKKNNREEGPAVVGVELKHSSDLDSMEQKMKTKKINYQHLNEQKELFTHLIF